The proteins below are encoded in one region of Triticum aestivum cultivar Chinese Spring chromosome 1B, IWGSC CS RefSeq v2.1, whole genome shotgun sequence:
- the LOC123112883 gene encoding pre-rRNA-processing protein TSR2 isoform X1, with translation MSYTTEVRAGSGSKGPYYYEDLEDMMFDNIYKSLNSNFADGSIGEVAEQFLIMHEECLENNFSSVEKLRNTRPQGNAVSQSRQMVPEDDDDDSSDDGDEPSMGKDEAARSDDMVIDQPKPSKPTPDADGWTVVPPRRGRGKN, from the exons ATGTCCTACACGACGGAAGTCCGTGCGGGATCCGGTAGTAAAG GCCCATATTATTATGAGGACTTGGAGGATATGATGTTTGACAACATATATAAATCCCTCAATTCTAACTTTGCGGATGGTAGCATTGGGGAG GTTGCTGAACAATTTTTGATAATGCATGAAGAATGCCTGGAAAACAACTTTTCATCGGTTGAGAAATTAAGGAATACACGTCCTCAAGGAAATGCTGTTTCCCAAAGTAGACAG ATGGTAccggaggatgatgatgatgatagctcTGATGATGGTGATGAGCCATCAATGGGGAAAGATGAAGCAGCTAGATCAGATGATATGGTGATAGATCAGCCAAAACCTTCCAAGCCTACCCCTGATGCTGATGGGTGGACTGTTGTGCCTCCTAGGCGTGGCCGAGGCAAGAATTAA
- the LOC123112883 gene encoding uncharacterized protein isoform X2, protein MMFDNIYKSLNSNFADGSIGEVAEQFLIMHEECLENNFSSVEKLRNTRPQGNAVSQSRQMVPEDDDDDSSDDGDEPSMGKDEAARSDDMVIDQPKPSKPTPDADGWTVVPPRRGRGKN, encoded by the exons ATGATGTTTGACAACATATATAAATCCCTCAATTCTAACTTTGCGGATGGTAGCATTGGGGAG GTTGCTGAACAATTTTTGATAATGCATGAAGAATGCCTGGAAAACAACTTTTCATCGGTTGAGAAATTAAGGAATACACGTCCTCAAGGAAATGCTGTTTCCCAAAGTAGACAG ATGGTAccggaggatgatgatgatgatagctcTGATGATGGTGATGAGCCATCAATGGGGAAAGATGAAGCAGCTAGATCAGATGATATGGTGATAGATCAGCCAAAACCTTCCAAGCCTACCCCTGATGCTGATGGGTGGACTGTTGTGCCTCCTAGGCGTGGCCGAGGCAAGAATTAA